The sequence ATCAGTTTTCAATTCTTGCTTGTCTACAATGCAGCCCTGAGGCCTCCTTCATACTGTGCTGGTGTTTTAATGTAAGCCGGCCATTTAAACAAACCTTTTCACATGGCAGAGACCTGATCACTTGGGGTCTGGTCTGTCTAGTCTATCTTTTGGCTCATTGGCTATCTCATTGGCTTACTACAATCCAGTATTGTGCGCTAAAATTTTGGCCCTTTTACCAATGCCAAACCTTGTGTCAGaaaatatatagagtatataaaaCTCAAAATAAATGTGGTGTCATGTAAGATTATGGGCACAAACAAATTCTGGTGCATATGCAATACTAAATCTAGTCCACTgtattaggcctcattcacacgtctgtagggATGTTTTTAGCTTGGGGTCCATGTCTGTAGCAGTCCACATTTTCATAGGTGAATAGTTACCTGTGCTGCAATTGTGGTTAGTACTAGGACCTGTGAGGATTTTTTTGCAGCATGTTGACAACCCCATAACACCTACaggtgtgtgaacagggccatacaAAGGAATGGGTCGGTAGTCTTTCTGAAATTACAGACGTGTAAATGTGGCCTTACTCTTATGGTATGTGAGTTACAGCCAAGTTTCCTTTCATACGTaaaggatccgcaacagatttgatgctgtgttcagttatttagatcaaatgtgCTGTAATAGGATATGTGTGAAGAGACcctaaggatatgttcccactacagagaACATAGCCGGGTTGGGATCGGCATTTATTGGGAAAAGGCAGCCGTCTATTAATGATGACTGACCGAAATTAATATTCATGATTATTTGCAGCAGTCATTATTAATAGACTGCCATCAGTCGGCactaaaatgatggccgtccagaaagactaatggtgcatttacacagagagatttatctgacagattttggaagccaaagccaggaatggatttaaaaaaaaaaaaaagagaaattagaatgtttcctttatgatctgatctctgtttatagtctgttcctggttttggcttcaaaaatctgtcagataaatctctctgtgtaaacgcaccattagacagcgGGCACATGTCTGTATTATACAGTCTACAAGCAGACTGTATACCCCAAACTGAACTATTAACCTCTTATTGAATGCTCTGAAACAGTAAAAGCTCTGTGCTCCTGTACTGACACCTGTGTCAGTTCAGCAGCAAAGAACTTTAGTTGTTTCAGAGCTCCATAGTTCCATAAGAGGTCAAGAGTTCAGTCTGTGGTATacggcctatggctatggctgtatcccagttttccaggcggtcctcccgctgagggcagacagcgggagtcatcgtacgaacccgaaccgaactctgttcggaccatccctagttataatgTCAGGCTTGTTTTGTGCTAGATTTTTGTAAACCTTCTATTGAAGCTGAATATACGGATTACAAAACGGAGTATGCACAGAGCCAATCAGAGAGGCTTGTGGGTGTTactttgttcacacaatttaGCCTTAGGCTATGATCGCACAacctgcaaacaacggccattgtttgcagtgaaaattgcattgaaataaatgcacaacggacggaaataattgacgtTCATTATTTCGATGGCCGTATCAAACAACGgatgttgtttgcattgacttcaatgcaacccaTTTTACTATGAAAaagacagccgttgttttaaaaacaaaaacatggccaatttcccccctttcttgtctccagattggtgaggtgtcaaactcagttccattgaagtaaatggagctttattgcaaacctcacctgaactggagacaagagtggggggaaaagtggccatgtttttgtagcgctgaataacccctttaattaaaaacagcagtttttgtcataataaagtatgttgtgtgaacatagccttatagtgtattaGTGTACAGTTGTGTCTACATGTATAACAGGAATGGAGTTCTtagctttaaaaagaaaaaaaaaagaattgtgctTCAGTTCAGAGGGGATTtcattctctctttttttttgtgcaaataaaATAGATGAAAATATTTGGAGAGTGTTCTTCCCCCCCGATACTGCGGATGGTTCAGATAATGCTTTTGgacttgatataaaaaaaaaagaaagaaagacatgtcatatatatatatacacaaataacatttataaaaaaaaaatattttttttctagatatTCAAATAATTTAACAAGATACTTAAAAAGATTAAGAGGCTTCGTCCCCCTCTTCGTCTTCCTGCTTTATGACTGGATTTCCTAAAAAGcaagcacacaggtatggagttAGATTGCTGGGAATAGGCtcgtgctgccacctagtggtaatgTAAAGACTCCACAGACATGTAGTTAGACAGCCAGcattaggatatgtgcacactgcttaatAGCGACGGATAACCCgtcatgcattccgcagctggcacccgccgacaGACTGATGcgggggcgcgtctccgcctgtgtcatagactcaatTGTATGCACAGGCGAACTCAGCTccgccagctgcggaatgcatgacGGAATATCCGTCggcattccacagtgtgcacgtacccttatacTGAACTGCAAGGGCTCTGTATACATAGATAGGCTACATGCATACAACAGAGGCTACACAATTCTTTATTACCTTCTCAACTAAGAGACACAGTTACCTTTCTTCTAGTAGTGGGAAAAAATAGTTTCAGGTTATACTCACCGTCCAGTTTCTTCAGCTTAGGAAGACGCTTTGTTGCTTCTTCTACCCAGTTACCCTCCAGTGTGTGCTTTTCCTCCAGGGGATTCCCAACAAACACCAGATCCTCCAAACAAGGCAGATCAGCCAGCTTCCCAAACTCAGCTACAAGGAATAATGTCAGACAATATATGTGAGTGGATGACAGCATCCCATGTAGTATACAAATCTTCAATAGTTTATTCAGCTATCCAAGATACAAAAGCTACACTCACAAAAACCTTCAATAAGTGAATCATACTAAAAAAACGTTCTAGTAGGTGGAATGAAGGGGCACGAGCCAACAAGGTCCATCCGCCCCCCACAGGGGAAAGtaacaaatacacatatatagagatgagcatgaTGGAGTCAGCAGCATTGCggcgactgaagaagttggatgcagccctagggagtccaggaaaacatggatacagccagagggtactattacataaaGCAATTATAAGCCATACTCGTAATCTTTATGTGTGATAGGTTGTGTTTTAAATCACTGATCAGCCaatatcgtgcatgtcggctgattgttgatttaaagcatgacctaaaaCTCTGAAAACggtagcgacggtctgctggctgcagcactgtgtaataggaccggcggcagcagaccattaCCATCTCCTGTATGTTTCCCAGACTATGTAAAGATCTACGGGCAgtccctcccgctgctcccctgcttgatggtggtgtgtgtactagtgccggcagcgagcagggaacaaggagccaGTGAGCGCTGACCAGACAGTTTGGATCTCGCTTGCAATGAactatcaggccgtctaatactgtaggctgtatccaagttatcctggaccccctagggctgcatccaacttcttcagtcactggcaatcaaatgccgaaggatcggactctagcatgcttgagTTACGTTCATCTCTCCCAACTGGATCTCCACCCTGGACACCATAGCTGGACTTGCATCATAAGGTTTAACTATAATATTGTGGGCTGTTGGAGTCTGTATTCTTGAGAACATATGTGCTGGATGCCACACACTGTACTAGAAGGATGCGTACCCCAGTCTTTCACAGCATTGTTGGAAATGTAGAGAACTTTCAGCTTCTTCATTACGTGAATCCCTTTCAACTTCTCGATTAAATTGTACGAGatccacagctcctctagggttTCTCCGACGGCCtcctaaaataaagaaatatgttaaTATGTAAAGGGAGGTCATGTAACCACATAATACCCTGACATGGTATAAACTTAATACATCCAGATGTTTCTTAGGTGACAAGCCCCATGGGAGCCGTAAGGCTATACTGTAGAAATTTCTGGAAAAATCATTTCCAAATCTAATGGTGGATGGTGAAAGgggcagtatgtatgtatggatggatgtatGTATGTGACTATACCACAGCACAGGGGAGACTCTCGGAGGATTGACAACTGATACACTGCTATTCTACCATATGCACATAAGACTCTGAGACATAAGGCTGGAGTTTCTATATTTAAATTGAGACCTGGGAAGACTCACAACAGATTCTTAGTGATTAAGAGGTCAGCAGCTAAGACTGGGAGGATTGTAGGCAGTAGCAGTATAAAGCTgcactcacttaaaggggtattccgaaaaGCAGTAACtatctacagcagggatggggaacctttggccctccagctgttacaaactacaattcccatcatgcctggacagcttaagtccaggcatgatgggaattgtagttttgcaacagctgtacgGCCGAAGGTACTCAATTTCTGATCTACAGGATAGGGCCTTGGTATTCCAAGTTGCTTAGTTAAATTTTATCTTTGCCATAGACTTTCAATAAAGTGGCTGGCATGTACTCGACCACTACTTCAAAGACTGCAGCTTGGCGTCTGGGGTTTACCATTCTGGTGGCCCAGCAGTCCCTCACATATATCACCTAATAGGTAAGAATTATTTCTAACTATGGCACACTGGCATAAAACACACTGATTTCTGTGTCCAAAACAACACCCAAAAAACTACTCCCACAGACTTCAATGGGAATGGAGGAAACGAGCTGAAAAGTAGTGACACAGCACTTCTTTTTAGCATGGTTTAGCACCAAAGCTGCCACTGAAGGCAATAGGAGCTTCAGGACCACCCCTCCCGTGTTCAGTGAGAGCCATCCAGACATGCTTCCCCCCACACCAGctcgaccccgctctgaactgctgcgatcccgactgctatctgcagcacgggacctgCAGCTATTAGCGGTAGCGGACGATCAAACATGACtgctgcatctaactgtcttcTCTGCAGCCCATGTCTAGTGACGggatcccccccgcgatgcgatacCTTCATCTTACCGCGCTaggcctcagcgttggaatgacgctgatcccggctcggtactctattgcaatggtctgcagcaggccgaagcaatagagcaccaatctcatggatcggtgctgtgttataaagctacactgatctctatgagagatcagtgtagttgtattagaagtccccctggggggcttctaattactgtgtaaatgtaaaaaaaaaagtgtttctataAATACaaaacccccctcccctaataaaagtctgaatcacccccctttccccattttataaataaaaataaataaataaacatgtgtatcgctgcgtgtgtaatcgAGTGAACTATTAATGTATCACACTCCTTCACGTCAATAGAACTAAGCTGTAATATCACTAAGGAGGACAAGATTGATGCtgattctgaaagaaagcagaattccggaatacccttttaattcgGCAGACTATGACATGACCTCACATGACATAAGTCCAATAGAAGCAAATTAAAATGCTGCTATGTAACATGTAACATTCCTCTTATCTACTAGTGGATCCCCAATCCCAGTGGTCAGAATTGCACCAACCAGAATTACCCACAGTAATATTATACCAGGATGAAGTCTGAGGAAGCTGCATTATTATCTAGGGGAGGGGtaggggaccttggctctccagctgttccaaaactacaactcccatcatgcctggacagccaaagctaaagcttcggctgtcctggcatgatgggagttgtagttttgcaactgctggaaagccaaggttccctacccctggtctagtaCTCTAGGCTCTAGGAATAATTGTGAGGACTTACCAATCCATTCAAATTCTTTATGTTGTTTCTTCCTAAAGACAATATTCTGAGGTTTTCTGAAAGACATTGCATAACATAGACATGACACCTGTGCTCGTAGTTACGGTAGCTTTCTCAGACGTTTATCAGCCTTTACTTTTCAAaagtctccattatgtgtgtaaaTTTTGCCCAGAgacccccctttaaaggggtattccacttaaacataacttctcAATGTTAttgcccatggggagactaacaattccttccatacttattatctattcagtctcctttccccagttctgagctgctgctaacgaaaaaatctgtgtgtgagcttttatctatgtctccccctcccttctgagacagatgatgtaaacaagtccctagcaggctgtatctgcaactttgtagcttctctgctaggagggttattctgaggtcaagttgctgataaactcactgtgattaagggTGTCTTcaaacctaccggatccgcagcggatttgactaaatgaatgaacacagcattaaatccgcactgtaaaatccgctgcggatatggtgtgtgtgaaagcaccctaagggtcctgttacacagagcgatttttaacgactaacgataaacgatcgcaaacgagattgtttatcgttaagctgaaatcgttcaccatattacacagaacaatagtcgttatttacaatcgttactatgatcgtttatcccttctgatcccaggagaacaatggacaatgtgcaattacactgaacgagtagtgaaaaaatgcagaactttagcgaacgaatgtggaattacggcgaacgattagcgataattttaggctcagatctaaatcaactatcgacgacatatgaacaatttttcgatcgttgcctgcaattacacagaacgattatcgtttaaattagaacgctatgacgattttttgcacgataatcgtcccgtgtaatagggccctaagcctcctagcattacaaagacgctacaatgttgcagattaaGTCAGCCAAGGACTTTACATTATTTGTCTAAAAAAGGGGGGagggcagagagaaaagctcacaaacatatttttgtgtcttcagcagaaagcagcagctgagaactgggaaaaggagactgaatagataataacaagtatggaaggaactgttagtctcaccgtgggcagcaacatatcaaaagttatgtttgagtgggattcccctttaagtaaaacaaCAGCAATGATCCTGATAAAGTCAATTACGATTTTAAGTTCTGTGCGAGTTGCACACAGCATTTTAGTGCAAGTTCTTGGATGAGACATACTTACCTATACCCAGGGAGAGATTATTATTACAGCATATGGTGGTACAGTAGTGGATAAGTCTTGGGGTGACTCCAAAGTCTTCATGTACAGACAAAATGGTAATTTTTAATAAAACGCTGGCTACCATTCCTTTGAATTACAGATGGATTTTATTTGATCCCATCTGGAGTTGTGTGTAACTGTACTTTTGGAATGTGTTCCTTTAAGCCAATGAAAACCATGACCCGTAGCTGGATCTGTTGCATAACGGACCCCACTGGCTTCTAATGTTGCCTATTAGTCATCGTTGTGCAGCGCCATATTTCCTGTCATATTTGACCTAAATACAAAGCAGATGTAGACGCAGCCGTAATCCAACCATTCCCTACGTGCGAACATTTTTATATTAGTTTCTACAGAACTCCTTTAAATAACAGATCAGTAAATGTAGTTAAATATAGGATGTCTGAAGGGCATTACAGCTAAGGCTCCTGCCAATATTCCTCTAAGAAGGAGCGGAGTATGAATAGAAGCCATTATCTACAGAGTAAGGATGGGATCAATAATAGTGGGAGACATTTCTGCCTTTATTGCTTTGTACTGGCTATAATTTTACATTAACCCCCTTATGGCACTATAGTAGGTTAGTATTGTATTGATGTGTTTATTCAGTGATGGGCTAGTACTGGGTTATTGTGCCTGAGATGGTGCATTACACTGGTAGGACTATCCTGGCCTACATAGACTACTGGGGATTTATGCTCTGTATTTTCCTCATCTTAGGGAAAATATATTCTGTTTGGGGTTTATATGATCCAAGATAtctagacttaaaggagaagtccggccatttttaaaatccagcagccggcagggaggaatttgataacaagtacgagttacccctccccatgcctgcggtgagtggcgggaccggcctcgggacccctgccAGTCTCTGGGATCTCCAGCACTGACACGTCAAAATCTGGCTAAAGGACTGgcctctccagtcactgattggctgagaggccagtccatcagccggtacAGGCATTTTCTCcaaagttgtgacatcatcacaacttggagGGAGAtaccttctggcgggggtcctgcgGCCGGTCCTATCGCTCaccacgggcacggggagagggaagtgcctactcctgatcaaattccccccctgacccctgtcggcagccagattttaaaaatggccggacttctcctttaacatctcttctattaaaaggggttatccaggcttggcaaaacatggctgcttttctcCAGAAtgagcacctctcttgtcctcagtttggctaaCCCcgaataaccccctttaaagagcAACTATGGCGAAAaccttttactttcaaatcaactggtgtcagaaaattaaatAGACTTCTCcagtcttctaatacttatcagctgctgtttgtcctacagaaagtggtgatacagtgctctctgctgccacctatgtccatgtcagaaactgttcaaagcagaaaatgttttctaaggggatttgctccttctctggacagttcctgttatggacagaggtggcagcagagaacactgtatcagactggataaaatacaccacttcctgcaggacatatagcagctgataagtattggaagacttgagatttttaaatagaggtaaattacgaatctatataactttctgaaaacagtaaaTTTTtcgttggagttcccctttagggacATGGATTGCAAAGTCTCCCTCCACCATGCTGCACAGCTGGGATAAGGTTTTGCTACTGATGTGCAatagtctttttcctccaaacataaCATTGTGcatttgtgctaaaaaaaaaaaaaaaggtccataaAACATTTTTCTCCAAGCATTAAGAAACATCCAGGTGGTCTCAGGAAAACTTGAGACAAGCAATAATGTTATCTTTGGACGGCAGCAGCTTCCTTTGTGGTGTCCTTCTATGAATACCATTCTTGTTCaatgttttttctaatactggagaCATGAACAGAGGATTTAGCAGTGTGCACAGTATTTCTGTAGTGAACAGGATGCTCGCTCATAGGGAGGGCATCTGCACTCCAGGATTTGTACACAATCTGTGTAACCATGGATTACCGGACACTCGGGTCTTTGGAAATGCTTCTGTAGCTTTTCCAGTTTTATGAATCTCTAAAACACTGAGGACTTGTAAAAGTTGTTTGCTTCTCGACATGGTTCACAATCACTAGCCTTTTTTGACAAGGACAGATTTG is a genomic window of Dendropsophus ebraccatus isolate aDenEbr1 unplaced genomic scaffold, aDenEbr1.pat pat_scaffold_526_ctg1, whole genome shotgun sequence containing:
- the LOC138777150 gene encoding dynein axonemal light chain 1 gives rise to the protein MAKATTIKDALSKWEEKTGQKAAEAKEVKLYAQIPPIEKMDASLSTLVNCEKLSLSTNCIEKIANLNGLKNLRILSLGRNNIKNLNGLEAVGETLEELWISYNLIEKLKGIHVMKKLKVLYISNNAVKDWAEFGKLADLPCLEDLVFVGNPLEEKHTLEGNWVEEATKRLPKLKKLDGNPVIKQEDEEGDEAS